One window of the Trueperaceae bacterium genome contains the following:
- a CDS encoding aminotransferase class I/II-fold pyridoxal phosphate-dependent enzyme, whose amino-acid sequence MTRTTAGEAFATRAVRAGQGHDETTMAHTTPIYQTSTFVLGSTERGAAIFSGEVAGNAYSRVGNPTVGAVEAKAAALEGGEAAVAFASGMGAISAVLMSLLRAGDEVVILGPLYGGTRSLLEDLLSRFGVATRAVADEELAGAVGPRTRMLYVETPTNPNLRVHDLDLIARVAREAGLVSVADNTFATPYLTRPIEHGIDIVVHSATKYLGGHGDLLGGVVIGSAEHMLEVRGLGLRQLGATLDPHAAYMLLRGMRTLHLRMEAHCRNARAVAEALRDRPGVLAVHYPGFADHPGFAVAARQMSDFGGMVSVELEGGRRAAAAFLDSLKLFENAVSLGDVASLACHPASTTHGHLPKEMLEAEGVTEGLVRLSIGVEAAADLVADVLEALAPATRVAGGA is encoded by the coding sequence ATGACAAGGACGACCGCAGGCGAGGCCTTCGCCACGCGCGCCGTGCGCGCCGGGCAGGGGCACGACGAGACGACCATGGCGCATACGACGCCCATCTACCAGACGAGCACGTTCGTGCTGGGGAGCACGGAGCGGGGCGCCGCCATCTTCTCGGGCGAGGTGGCGGGCAACGCCTACTCGCGCGTCGGCAACCCGACGGTCGGCGCCGTCGAGGCGAAGGCGGCGGCTCTCGAGGGCGGGGAGGCGGCCGTGGCCTTCGCCTCAGGCATGGGGGCCATCTCCGCCGTGCTCATGAGCCTCCTGCGTGCGGGCGACGAGGTCGTCATCCTCGGACCCCTGTACGGCGGCACCCGCAGCCTGTTGGAGGACCTGCTCAGCCGCTTCGGCGTCGCGACGCGGGCGGTGGCCGACGAGGAGCTGGCAGGAGCGGTAGGGCCGAGGACGCGCATGCTCTACGTCGAGACGCCCACCAACCCGAACCTGCGCGTCCACGACCTCGACCTCATCGCCAGGGTGGCGCGGGAGGCCGGGCTCGTCAGCGTCGCGGACAACACGTTCGCCACGCCCTACCTGACGCGGCCCATCGAGCACGGCATCGACATCGTCGTCCACTCGGCCACCAAGTACCTTGGCGGCCACGGCGACCTGCTCGGCGGCGTCGTCATCGGGAGCGCCGAGCACATGCTGGAAGTGCGCGGTCTGGGCCTGAGGCAGCTCGGCGCCACCCTCGACCCGCACGCGGCGTACATGCTGCTACGCGGCATGCGCACGCTGCACCTGCGCATGGAGGCGCACTGCCGCAACGCGCGCGCCGTCGCCGAGGCCCTGCGCGACCGACCCGGCGTCCTGGCCGTCCACTACCCCGGCTTCGCCGACCACCCGGGCTTCGCGGTGGCCGCGCGGCAGATGAGCGACTTCGGGGGCATGGTGTCGGTCGAGCTCGAGGGCGGGCGGCGGGCCGCGGCGGCGTTCCTCGACTCGCTGAAGCTGTTCGAGAACGCCGTGTCGCTTGGCGACGTCGCCTCGCTCGCCTGCCATCCGGCGTCGACGACCCACGGGCACCTGCCCAAGGAGATGCTCGAGGCGGAAGGCGTCACGGAGGGCCTGGTGCGCCTGTCCATCGGGGTCGAGGCGGCCGCTGACCTCGTAGCCGACGTCCTGGAGGCGCTGGCGCCCGCCACGCGCGTGGCGGGCGGCGCCTAG
- a CDS encoding CoA-acylating methylmalonate-semialdehyde dehydrogenase produces MIETAQELLNYVGGKWQPSRSGTHQDVRNPATAATIARVPLSARAEVDEAVRAGVAGFRQWRETPVIDRIKPLFKLRDLLIANLDELGRTITNEAGKTYGESVAEMQRGVENVEVACGAPYMMQGSNNEDIAHGIDEHMIRQPLGVVAAITPFNFPGMIPLWFLPYAVATGNSFLLKPSEKVPMTTQLLFRLLEEAGFPAGVVGLVNGGKETVDAILDHPDVKAVSFVGSTSVAKYIYARATQNGKRAQCQGGAKNPAVIMPDADMDMSTRIMADSAFGCAGQRCLATSVAITVGDARQEFTDRMVAAAESRTVGYGLDKSTQMGPVISAESKSRIAGLIEKGVSQGARVLTGGADVNVDGFADGYFVHATLLDDVTPGSDIAKTEVFGPVLSMMHASSLDEAIQMVNDRAYGNQASIFTTSGSAARQFRHQAVAGNIGINLGVAAPMAFFPFSGWSESFFGDLHAQGAHGIEFFTQTKVVVERWPEHWSRTF; encoded by the coding sequence ATGATCGAAACCGCGCAAGAGCTCCTCAACTACGTCGGCGGGAAGTGGCAGCCCTCCCGCTCCGGCACGCACCAGGACGTCCGCAACCCGGCCACGGCCGCCACCATCGCCCGCGTCCCGTTGAGCGCGAGGGCGGAGGTCGACGAGGCCGTCAGGGCCGGCGTGGCAGGCTTCAGGCAGTGGCGCGAGACGCCCGTCATCGACCGCATCAAGCCCCTCTTCAAGCTCCGTGACCTCCTCATCGCCAACCTCGACGAGCTCGGCCGCACCATCACCAACGAGGCCGGCAAGACCTACGGCGAGAGCGTCGCCGAGATGCAGCGCGGCGTCGAGAACGTCGAGGTGGCGTGCGGCGCGCCGTACATGATGCAGGGGAGCAACAACGAGGACATCGCCCACGGCATCGACGAGCACATGATCCGGCAGCCCCTCGGGGTCGTTGCCGCCATCACGCCCTTCAACTTCCCGGGCATGATCCCCTTGTGGTTCCTGCCGTACGCGGTGGCCACCGGCAACTCCTTCCTCCTCAAGCCGAGCGAGAAGGTGCCCATGACCACGCAGCTCCTCTTCCGCCTCCTCGAGGAGGCCGGCTTCCCGGCCGGGGTCGTCGGGCTCGTCAACGGCGGCAAGGAGACGGTCGACGCCATCCTCGACCACCCCGACGTCAAGGCCGTGTCGTTCGTCGGCTCGACCTCGGTCGCCAAGTACATCTACGCGCGCGCCACGCAGAACGGCAAGCGCGCCCAGTGCCAGGGCGGCGCCAAGAACCCGGCCGTGATCATGCCCGACGCCGACATGGACATGTCCACCCGCATCATGGCCGACTCCGCCTTCGGCTGCGCCGGTCAGCGCTGCCTGGCGACGTCGGTCGCCATCACGGTGGGCGACGCCAGGCAGGAGTTCACGGACCGCATGGTGGCGGCCGCCGAGTCGCGCACGGTTGGCTACGGCCTCGACAAGTCGACCCAGATGGGCCCCGTCATCTCGGCCGAATCGAAGAGCCGCATCGCCGGCCTCATCGAGAAGGGCGTCAGCCAGGGCGCTCGCGTGCTCACCGGCGGCGCCGACGTGAACGTCGACGGCTTCGCGGACGGCTACTTCGTGCACGCCACGTTGCTCGACGACGTTACCCCTGGCTCCGACATCGCCAAGACGGAGGTCTTCGGGCCCGTCCTCTCCATGATGCACGCGAGCTCCCTCGACGAGGCCATCCAGATGGTCAACGACCGCGCCTACGGCAACCAGGCCTCCATCTTCACGACCTCCGGCAGCGCCGCCCGCCAGTTCCGCCATCAGGCCGTAGCCGGGAACATCGGCATCAACCTCGGCGTCGCCGCGCCCATGGCGTTCTTCCCCTTCAGCGGCTGGAGCGAGAGCTTCTTCGGCGACCTGCACGCGCAGGGCGCCCACGGGATCGAGTTCTTCACGCAGACGAAGGTCGTGGTGGAGCGCTGGCCCGAGCACTGGAGCCGCACGTTCTGA
- a CDS encoding NAD(P)-dependent oxidoreductase, translating to MEHHKLSLDQLQDSFSEIHPRYTPNEATVEAERCLYCFDAPCIKACPTSIDIPTFIRQIANDNLTGAGTTILESNMMGHTCGRVCPVEELCVGACVLGNEHRPIAIGRLQRYATDHIFENDIQPFELVPDTGKRVAIIGAGPAGLSTAGELARRGIRATVFEKRELAGGLSTYGIVVFREPTNVALEEVGFVEKLGVTVRTGVEVGRDVLPEDLLREYDAVVLAAGTGRVPPLGVPGEGLEGVVEALPMIAATKLADKDGKEALTRIPVGNEVIVVGAGNTAIDAATVAKRLGAERVTMLYRRGREEMSAYDHEVAFVRAEGVDIRLLTQPVEVLGEGGKVTGVRCVRMRLGDPDASGRRRPEPIPGSEFVIPADQVIKAIGQEKLVALYDAVGVEHASGYVRTDGELRTSNPKVFAAGDCVRATGQALTVTASEDGKIAARAIARQLGVAEPVPARDDTRGRFLHATVNEFGRIHG from the coding sequence ATGGAGCATCACAAGCTGTCACTCGACCAGTTGCAGGACTCGTTCTCGGAGATCCATCCGCGTTACACGCCGAACGAGGCCACCGTCGAAGCCGAGCGCTGCCTCTACTGCTTCGACGCGCCCTGCATCAAGGCCTGCCCGACGAGCATCGACATCCCGACCTTCATCAGGCAGATCGCCAACGACAACCTGACGGGCGCCGGCACGACCATCCTCGAGTCGAACATGATGGGCCACACCTGCGGGCGCGTCTGCCCCGTGGAGGAGCTCTGCGTCGGCGCCTGCGTACTCGGCAACGAACATAGGCCCATCGCCATCGGGCGGCTCCAGCGCTACGCCACCGACCACATCTTCGAGAACGACATCCAGCCGTTCGAGCTCGTGCCCGACACGGGCAAGCGCGTGGCGATCATCGGCGCCGGCCCCGCGGGCCTCAGCACGGCGGGCGAGCTCGCCAGGCGCGGCATCCGGGCCACCGTCTTCGAGAAGAGGGAGCTGGCGGGCGGTCTCTCGACGTACGGCATCGTCGTGTTCCGCGAGCCGACGAACGTGGCGCTCGAGGAGGTCGGGTTCGTCGAGAAGCTGGGCGTGACGGTGCGCACGGGCGTCGAGGTCGGGCGCGACGTGCTGCCGGAGGACCTCCTGCGCGAGTACGACGCCGTTGTGCTCGCCGCCGGCACGGGCCGCGTGCCGCCGCTCGGCGTCCCGGGCGAGGGGCTCGAAGGCGTGGTCGAGGCCCTGCCCATGATCGCGGCCACGAAGCTGGCCGACAAGGACGGCAAGGAGGCGCTCACGCGCATCCCGGTAGGCAACGAGGTCATCGTAGTCGGGGCCGGCAACACGGCCATCGACGCCGCCACCGTCGCCAAGCGCCTCGGCGCGGAGCGCGTGACGATGCTCTACCGCCGCGGTCGCGAGGAGATGAGCGCGTACGACCACGAGGTGGCGTTCGTCAGGGCCGAGGGCGTCGACATCCGCCTCCTCACCCAGCCCGTCGAGGTCCTCGGGGAGGGCGGGAAGGTCACCGGGGTGCGCTGCGTGCGTATGCGCCTTGGCGACCCCGACGCGAGCGGCAGGCGCCGCCCCGAGCCCATCCCCGGCAGCGAGTTCGTCATCCCGGCCGATCAGGTCATCAAGGCCATCGGCCAGGAGAAGCTCGTCGCCCTCTACGACGCCGTGGGCGTGGAGCACGCCTCGGGCTACGTGCGCACGGACGGCGAGCTGCGCACGAGTAACCCCAAGGTCTTCGCCGCCGGCGACTGCGTGCGCGCCACCGGCCAGGCGCTCACGGTCACCGCCTCGGAGGACGGCAAGATCGCGGCGCGCGCCATCGCCAGGCAGCTCGGCGTGGCCGAGCCGGTCCCCGCCAGGGACGACACTCGCGGCCGTTTCCTGCACGCCACGGTCAACGAGTTCGGGAGGATCCATGGCTGA
- the preA gene encoding NAD-dependent dihydropyrimidine dehydrogenase subunit PreA, giving the protein MADLTTNFAGVVSPNPFWLASAPPTNSAYQINKAFEYGWGGAVWKTIGDPVLNVCNRYGQFEYGHRRLIAINNVELISDRPIEVNLKEIREVKKLWPDRAVVVSAMVSSNEAAWRKVVQQIEDTGADAIELNYGCPHGMSERGMGAAVGQVPEYCEMITGWVTAAASIPVIVKLTPNVTNIVPPAHAAVNAGADGISLINTINSITGVDLDSLEIFPNVGGKGSHGGYAGPAARPIALHMLSQVAADPKVAASGIPISGMGGIETWRDAAQFLLLGATSMQVCTAVMHYGFRIIHELCDGLSNWLDEKGAGSISEFVGKSVPRIGHFGDFDLSFKTVAVIDEEKCIQCNLCYVACDEGAHQCIDLTKDGARVDPETYAGAELLQPKVREEDCVGCDLCSLVCPVDDCITMQERPRERESFTWNELVRTRPEVTTDWDAMVAFRREVGIEIH; this is encoded by the coding sequence ATGGCTGACCTGACAACCAACTTCGCAGGCGTCGTTAGCCCGAACCCGTTCTGGCTCGCGTCGGCGCCGCCGACGAACTCCGCATACCAGATCAACAAGGCGTTCGAGTACGGCTGGGGCGGGGCAGTCTGGAAGACGATCGGCGACCCCGTGCTGAACGTGTGCAACCGCTACGGCCAGTTCGAGTACGGTCACCGCCGCCTCATCGCCATCAACAACGTCGAGCTCATCTCCGATCGCCCGATCGAGGTCAACCTCAAGGAGATCCGCGAGGTCAAGAAGCTCTGGCCGGACCGGGCCGTGGTCGTCTCCGCGATGGTCTCGTCCAACGAGGCCGCGTGGCGCAAGGTCGTGCAACAGATCGAGGACACGGGCGCCGACGCCATCGAGCTCAACTACGGCTGCCCGCACGGCATGAGCGAGCGCGGCATGGGCGCAGCCGTCGGGCAGGTGCCCGAGTACTGCGAGATGATCACGGGCTGGGTCACGGCCGCCGCCAGCATCCCGGTCATCGTGAAGCTGACGCCCAACGTCACCAACATCGTCCCGCCCGCCCACGCCGCCGTGAACGCCGGCGCGGACGGCATCTCGCTCATCAACACCATCAACTCCATCACGGGCGTCGACCTCGACAGCCTGGAGATCTTCCCGAACGTCGGCGGCAAGGGCAGCCACGGCGGCTACGCCGGCCCGGCCGCCAGGCCCATCGCCCTGCACATGCTCTCCCAGGTCGCCGCCGACCCGAAGGTCGCGGCGTCCGGCATCCCGATCTCCGGCATGGGCGGCATCGAGACGTGGCGCGACGCCGCCCAGTTCCTCCTCCTCGGCGCGACCAGCATGCAGGTCTGCACGGCCGTGATGCACTACGGCTTCCGCATCATCCACGAGCTGTGCGACGGGCTCTCCAACTGGCTCGACGAGAAGGGCGCCGGCTCCATCTCCGAGTTCGTCGGCAAGTCCGTGCCCCGCATCGGCCACTTCGGCGACTTCGACCTCTCGTTCAAGACGGTCGCGGTCATCGACGAGGAGAAGTGCATCCAGTGCAACCTCTGCTACGTGGCCTGCGACGAGGGGGCGCACCAGTGCATCGACCTGACGAAGGACGGCGCGCGCGTGGACCCCGAGACCTACGCCGGCGCCGAGCTCCTGCAGCCGAAGGTGCGCGAGGAGGATTGCGTCGGCTGCGACCTCTGCAGCCTCGTGTGCCCGGTCGACGACTGCATCACCATGCAGGAGCGCCCCCGCGAGCGCGAGAGCTTCACCTGGAACGAGCTCGTGAGGAC